The Acipenser ruthenus chromosome 54, fAciRut3.2 maternal haplotype, whole genome shotgun sequence DNA window TGAGCACCTGCAGAAGAAGCTGACCGCCACCAagcaggtgaggagagaggaggggctgcAGATCCTGCTGGATAAATACTGTGATACTGCAGAGATACTACACTGGAGAAATAACCTCTCGccccgcccctcctgctctgcgctggactcacctgacctcagcaccacgttactggaccctcagctgatgcgctatccttgcactttATCATTGTAGATACAACTTGCTGTGATCCCAtcttgctgcatcctagttcatattgtattctagcagtattGTGATTCAGCCCTTGCTGTAAActccactgtgtttaaatatgaagcttgcattgtaaccctgtgctgccctgttaCACCTGTGTGAGTTGCCTGggataaaggaggctgtgtggtccagtggttaaagaaaagggcttgtaaccagtaggtccccggttcaagtcccacctcagccactgactcattgtgtgaccctgagcaagtcacttaacctccttgtgctctgtctttcgggtgagacgtagttgtaagtgactctgcagctgatgcatagttcacacaccctagtctctgtaagtcgtcttggataatggcgtctgctaaataaactaataataataataataataataataataataataataataaataataataaaatgctgtgACTGCTGGGGTCTTGTGCTAACCCttactctctctttctctcttctccccctctctttcctctctccctcctctcgcTCTAcctgtctccccctctctccctctctctctctccttccgtccctccctctctccctctcccccttcctctctGCTCAGGAGGAGGAGGCTCTCCTCTCTGAGATGGACGTCACCGGCCAGGCGTTCGAGGACATGCAGGAGCAGAACATCCGTCTCATGCAGCAGCTCCGGGAGAAGGACGACGCCAACTTCAAGCTGATGAGCGAGAGGATCAAATCCAACCAGATCTACAAGCTGCTGAGAGAGGAGAAGGACGAGCTGGGAGACCAGGTCCTCACCCTGAAAACACAggtgagagacagacacagagacagacagagagatgatGAAGATGGTTAAAgcaaaaggggtcttgataccaggaggttcaaatcccggctcagccactgactccctgtgtgcgtgtgtgagagaccctgagcaagtcacttcacctccttgtgctccgtccttcggatgagacgtcaaacaaacaagctcctattggaagtgactctgcagcagccactgactccgtgtgtgtgtgtgtgaccctgagcaagtcactgaacctccttgtgctccgtccttcggatgagacgtcaaacaaacaaggtcctattggaagtgactctgcagcagcagcagttgttgatgatgcagagttcaccctcgtagtctctggaagtcgctttggataaaagcgtctgctgaatgactcccctctcctcttctcctcccctctcctcctctcctcttgtTCTTCCCTTTCCTCTTCCCCCAGGTGGACGCCCAGCTGCTGGTGGTTCAGAAGCTGGAGGAGAAGGAAGGCGTCCTGCAGAGCAACCTGTCCACCATCGAGAAGGAGCTGGGGCTGAGGACTCAAGCACAGGAGCTGAACAAGAGAAAGGTAAGaatgcagagtgtgtgtgtgtgtgtctgtctctgtgtgtctataGAGGAGTTGCTGGGACTGAAGACACAATCATCTGAATCTGGAGGTGTAGGAGGACGGGGGGGCGGCTTTCTGTCTTTATGAACGGCTGTCTGGCAGGTAACAGTGATTCACTGAATCTCCTTCTTTTtcatctctcactctctctctctctctctctctctctctctcaggcagtAGAAGCCGCTCAGCTGGCTGAGGATCTGAAGGTCCAGTTGGAGCACACCCAGAACAAGCTGAGAGAGATCCAGTCCTCCATGTCAGACAACAGGAGCGCCCGAGAGGGGGAGTCCTTCAACCTCAAGAGAGCccaggtgagaggggagaggagagggtggTACAGGTAATATTGAGAGAGTCCTTCAATATCAAGAGAGCTCaggtaactgtgtgtgtgtgtttctgaccCCGTCTCTCTGTTGCCCCCCTGTGTGCAGGAggacctgtctctgtgtgtgtgtgtgtgtgtctgaaccCGTCTCTCTGTCGCCCCCCTGTGTGCAGGAggacctgtctctgtgtgtgtgtgtgtgtgtgtgtgtgtgtgtgtgtgtctgaccccGTCTCTCTGTCGCCCCCCTGTGTGCAGGAggacctgtctctgtgtgtgtctgaccCCGTCTCTCTGTCGCCCCCCTGTGTGCAGGAggacctgtctgtgtgtgtgtgtgtgtgtgtgtctgaccccGTCTCTGTCGCCCCCCTGTGTGCAGGAggacctgtctctgtgtgtgtgtgtctgaccccGTCTCTCTGTCGCCCCCCTGTGTGCAGGAggacctgtctctgtgtgtgtgtgtctgaccccGTCTCTCTGTCGCCCCCCTGTGTGCAGGAGGACCTGTCTCGGCTGCGCAGGAGGCTGGAGAAGCAGAAGAAGGTGGAGGTGTACACCGACGCAGACGAGATTCTGCAGGAGGAGATCAACCAGTACAAggtaggagaggagaggagaggggaggggaggggaggggaggttatCACACGACACACTCGCATTGAGACAcggcctgtgtgtgtctctgtgtgtctccccCTGTCTCGAAAGgcctgtgtgtgtctcccctggtctctgattgctgtgtgtgtctctgcgtctcCCCCGGTCTCTGAtcgcttgtgtgtgtgtctcccccgGCCTCtgattgctctctctctctctctctctctctcgtgtgttcCCAGGCGAAGCTGCGGTGCCCGTGCTGCAACACGCGTGACAAGGAGACAGTTCTCACCAAGTGCTTCCACGTGTTCTGCTTCGAGTGCCTGAAGACGAGGTACGACACGAGGCAGAGGAAGTGCCCCAAGTGCAACGCAGCCTTCGGAGCCAACGACTTCCACCGGATCTACATCAactgaggggagaggagagaggggaggagaaggaggaggagagaggagaggagagaggggtgagaggatagagagacagacagacacagatggACAGACAGGGGAGGGGAGAAATGCtgcctccagaaaaaaaaaaaaaaaaaccatttcagCTGGACAAGAGACTGCCCCCCCCCTCACATCCACACTGAGGGTCCAACTATtcactttgggggggggggggggggggggggggtagagtagAAGCTAAGATATATTTAGAATTGTAGAATATAATTTAACagaggttttctttttttgtgaattgATAAAGGCAAGTATTACCACGTCTGTTTTGGGTGATTTGCccaaattcagattttttttttttacaaccccTTATCTCCCTCCCCAGCTCCCCTAAAACAAAGTTGGACCCTTTTTTAGTAACATTGAAAgaaatatggtaaaaaaaaaaaaaacaggcgccAAAATGATTCAGACGGTTTCTCTTGAGTTTCGCCACAGTTTTTCAAGTTCCAGTTGaatttttttaagttattaatgagtcattcagcagacgcttttatccaaagcgacttgcagagactaggggggtgaactctgcatcatcatcaactgctgctgctgctgctgcagagtcacttccaataggagctcgtttgtttgacgtctcatccgaaggacggagcacaaggaggtgaagtgactcgctcagggtcacacacacgcacacgcacatgcacacacacattgagTCAGTACATATTTCATTAAGTGAATTCTCCTTTGACTTTGGACTCCAAACTGTCACTTAATGCGTTATCTACCTGAGTTAGACTTCCATGCTTAAatagtaatgttaaaaaaaaaaaaaaaaaaaaaaagatctggcaGAAGGAAGGTATATGAGAAAGGGGACTTAAGACAATTCAACTGGGGGTATTGAAAATTGGGAGAACTGTCTGACTAATGTTTTGGTGCTATTGAAATATATCGCTATAGTATTTAATGAGACTTACAAGTCTAAGTGCGTGCAGCtggattactgttttttttttaatatatttttttaaatgtcatgttaTTTACGTTttttaattgggggggggggggggggaagataAGTGATATTCACATACATTTGCTTTGTGCCTACCCGCTACCCAGCATCACTGTCCCAGATTTGGACCAGAGAGACTTGACTGAGTAACGAGGCTTGCCATTGGACCAGAAAGAGTCCTTgtgaccagatttttttttttctcttcattttttgGTTTCGATGTTGGTTGTccattttgtttactttattgttattattcttaaTTTGTACTGAAACTTTAAAACTGCCGttgtataatacattaaaaaatgcagagacaactgtttttttttctcctttatttttttcttactggATGTGTAAGATTTCGAAAGAGATTTTAAACTTCCGATCGGAGGTCCCGGTTTTTTGTACCTCAGAGACGGCAACCCTATCACAAGCCCACGTTAACCGAATTGAAAAGGGCACAtaattttgacattttattttccatCGTGaagtcaaataaactacaaaatgatatcgcaaaaaaaaaaaaaaaaaaaggaaaccatattagtacagtattttatgttaaattttgaaatgtcatatttttaggCGGGATGGTTATTTGTATCAGGGTTCACTTTATTGTCACctaataaatattaatttaatataggAATAAAAAAGTAAGTTTACCTTTGTCTTTGTGTGGATTACTCGGCCGTTAGCGTTGGGACAAGACACGCCACGAGAAGCCGTTCTACCGCGGATTTTGAATTCAAACATTCCAAGGTTCTAAACTAACCGCCTCACCTCAGTCCGGTTGTCACGGTTGAGATGAGAAGAGCAGCGCCTTCGTTTACCGGTACGTTATTACAAATACAAAGTCAAAAATAGTTAAGGACAATTCACGAAAATTAACGGCAGATAAATgccaggtaaaataaaaaaaaaaaagtgacaagcGGGCCGGGGATTTTAAAactagacagaaaaaaaaaatacgtggTGATTTATGGTAGCTACGTATGGATGTGACAACTGAGAAGGCGATATTCGCCCCTTCTGTAAGACGACGACATGGAGGGAACATTATCGGGTCCAGTCATCCCAAAGGCAGCTTAACTTTCCTGCCGCCGCTTTCGAGTGTGAGCCGGTGTTGCTGTTGGGTACAGCCAAGCTTCGCTGCGCAGATGCAAATGCAGGTTTTTGGTAAGTACAGACACGCCACTGTAGGCAGACCTACCGCATTGTAGCCCGATTCAGTTTACTTCCATTTAACTATATATCCGAAATTTCGGATGCAGCACGATAAAACTCGTCACCCTGAGTTGCCGTGATCACAAGTTCTTGAAGACCCTGATCAACGCGAACCAAAGACCGCTAAACgacaagcctggcctcccccccacccaaaccaagctgcacaACAGCAGAAAACACCAGCGGAGGACCGGAGTAAACCACTGATCCTACAACATCCATATACATTGCAACTCCTGAATGTGTCATTACATTGTTAAACTGGTATAAATGCTGCGTGTTTTCATTACTGGTAAACATTGAATggcgtatatatatatttaaatgatctaTACTCCAGTCGCCCTTTAACCTTGGGCAGCACACTCAGGAAGAAtaattattaaaacacatgaaaatgAAGTTGAACAAATGCATGTTCGAGTCACAGTATAAACATGGCCAATGCAGTCATTATAAAACTGATTACAAGAAGTCACATGCTTTCCAGGAAAAATGCATCATTGTGACTTGCATGAAAAGGAAAACGTTGGTATGTGCTTCCAGTTTCGTTTCTGCATCTGATATAAACAGGGCTTTTACATCCTGTGTCAATGTTCCTGAAGACCTGCAGAGGACAAGGAGCAGAGAGACTAAACTTCTTCAGCAGGGACTCTATCAGGTATTAATTTCTTgaagattaaaaacacacacaacataagaAAAGCTGTTAGTtctgtacagaaaaaaaatcgATTCATGTTATGCAGATGAAATGAGTATTATTGTTAGCTGCTGCTTTTTGCTGTTGCTGGGGGTGGATGCAGGTCTTGGTTGTTGCTGTGCTTCAGTTACAGTAGATCCACCTTTTTCATTCAGTAATTACacagaagaaaaacacacaagcTGAGAGAGAGTCACAGTTGTTCATTTTGTTGTTGATTCTATAAAGGgtaaatgctttattattattattattattattattattttttgttattattattattgcaacatGTAGATTGTATTACCAGTGAGAATTGAGACATAGAGATATATTCTTAAAGCATTACTGACAGGGCTGTGGAATTCATATCGCCGATGCCCGACACAACAAGATCTATCTGAGGGACAACAGATATTATCGTTATACTTTACCCGTTGGACAaatagttttttggggttttttttctcattacGTTCGGTCTGTTGCCAGAAAAGCACTAAAAACGCAAACTCtgaaaacacacgcacacacacacacatttaaaaataaacctcaAACTGAAACTGTACACCCAGTGATAAAGTGGAGCGTTATAcgccgctatatatatatatatatatatatatatatatatatatatatatatatatatatatatatatatatatatcggtaaGTAAAAGAAACTGACGGTATGGCATACcgacaaaacaacaacaaaaaatctagggggaaaaaataataatataaatgttatattgcTGCAAAACTTTGCCCGGACCTCTTTAGtttccaacaaaaaaaaaggactttAGTGTCACATAGCGCGAGAATGTTTCACCTCAGGACAGGTCACGCCTTATTCTGTCACTGTACCCGCAAATTTTATGAATGACTTGTGTGTGTTGGAAATCGTACCAGTCAAATCCTACTAGTACGTTTCTTGTTGAATttcgtctgttttatttttttgtgtactACAGTACTAGTTTTATGATGTCAAAATGACAAATATATGGGAATATGTTCTAAATATTTAGTGTACATACATGGGGTTAGCCTGCCGTGTGTAAAGCCGTCTTTCTTTACTGCACGTCTTCACTGTTGAAATTTAAGTGTCTTCCAAATTGACACACAGACGACATACACGCACAACAATTACTTGATTTTATAActaattttaaaactgtttgaacACTTGCTTAAACTCCCGGGTTGGGATCTTCCGATACACACAGCGCTTGCTAATTTGATCCCCTGTTTCACAGACACTGTGGAGGTGTGTGCTGTGaccttgcaacttttttttttttttttttttttttttaagggtcaGTGCTGTAGCAGGATACTCAAACAACCATTCACAAACGTCTCGTTCTTACTATTGAAGACAACATATacgctgtttaatttttttaatacgctggtaataaaaacaattatttttaatataaaagcaATTGACAATTTTATGTTTTCGttgtataacattaaaacactaacagGTCCTTAACATATTTCAGATGGCATTTAAAATCATCCAACCcacccgatttaaaaaaaaaaaaaaaaagtgtgcataCCGGCACCTTTTTCAAACCATGAAGTTGGAAGTCAAGTTGTATAAACCTGTTAGAAATGTTATTAATAAAGCAAGTATGTTTATTTATAGGGTATTTTGGCGGTTGTAAAATGATGCAAACGAGTTTCActattaaagttatttttaatatatatttttttcacaattcagtaaatgtgtgactttaactgataagcaacaaattgggttatctaACATCGTAAACACATACGACTTTGCGGGTGAACGACAGTGTGTCTTGTTCGTTGTTCATTTTCAAGtttttggtacgcgtaccacatcCTGAATGTACCACTTTTTGCCCTAAACCTGTTAGAAATGTTATTAATAAAGCAAGTATGTTTATTTATAGGGTATTTTGGCGGTTGTATCAAACTGCAAACGCAGTAACAATGTACCCGTTTATCAACTGTGATTCGATCGCAAACGTAAATTATGGGGAAATTGTGCGATTACGTTTAGGAGTGCAGTAAACTGACGTTGACAGCACAGCTCATTCGACAGACAACACCCCTACAGAAAGTGGAGCAGTCCACCTGTTGTGAAACGGGACAAGAGTTCAATTTAAATTGGGCCAGTAATAGAAATCAAGACTTGTGTATAAAACTTTGCATGAAACTGTTTCTGTTAGCTATTACTGTAGAGTATGACCACTGAGGACACACCCCTGTGTCTGTAGCTTCAACTGCATACAGTCCTCTGATTTCTGAACTGCCCTCACTCAGAAATCCTGCCCTCGGTTGTTAAGCAATGCACTAGATTTTGCTCTTGCTTCAGATGCAAGACATGCCTGTAATTCAGTCACTGTATAATATCCCCCTGCAGAAACCTCAGAGATGTCCTCCGAGAAGAGCGTGCCAGGTGAGGGGACTCGAGAGGCTGAACTCCAGGTAGAAATGAAGAAAACGCAGGTTAGCCAAATCCCTCACTTTCCTGAGAACAGCAGAGAAGTGACCAGCTCAGAGAGAACTCTGGATGCTACACCCATCATCCCAAATCCTCAAGACCAGGACAGCCCTGAGGGTCCAGCAGACACGTCACCAGTCACCTCTACTGCTCCTGGACCAAACACCCCTGAGATTGCTGAAGACACTGCACCTGCCACCACTGCTCAAGATCACAATACTCATGAAATTGCAGAAGATGAGTCACCTGTCACCTCCAGTGATCTAGCAGGAGACACGTCAGTCATGGGTCCATCACATACATCACCTGACATCTCCACTCCTCCGGAATCTACAGTTCCAGAGGATCCAGCAAACAGTCCATCCACTACCCCAGCATCTGTGTCTCCTCCTGGAGagataaagatagactcagtggaaatcgactctgtttctctgagctggggcagtcctgACAATATGGATGGGATCCCACACAGCTTTTACATTACCTACTCTAGCTCTGATAAGAGTCACCAAAACTCCATCACTGAAACctccaattccactgtcatctctgAGCTGAGATCTGGGAGAGAGTacagcttcacagtcaccacagtgctggagaatgggacccagagcaCGCCTGTTTCAACATCTGTCTGGACAAGTAAGAATCAGTGGGCTCTATTAAAATCAGCAGAAACAGAAACAATTACCGGTACATCTAGCTTTGTTTTGATCTATTTTTAAAGATGTTGATTCTCAAGGACAGACATGAGCTCTCATACAGTATGCTAGAGGGGTTGTTGCTTTGCAGTTCAGTTTAATTGAAACCTCAGGCCATTTTTTGTACAAGGTTGCCACCTGCTGGCAGGCTGGAGAATGATAAGACAGCAGCTTCAAACACTTGACAGTAATTAACAGCTTGTATTTgctgaaataagaaataaatgagTCACTTTGCTGTCTATCAAAATCAAACCCTGTGAAGTCAGTAACAGACAAGAAGGATGTTTGCCTAACACAGCAGATAATGTAAGTATGTGCTCACAAATGATGCTGttacatctgcagtgtaatagCCAGTGGCAAGCATATCCATCGCTTGTACAAACCAATCAGCCTCCACTCAGAACACAGTTTTCTCAGATCCCAATACCTAATATACATGAATAGAGCATTTGTGCATTTCTTATGTTCAAGTGAAGCATTatttccatgtaaaaaaaatgtagacacTCTTGTGCTCCaaagtacttattattattaagtggATACCTGTTACTGCTTCCCTTTCAGAAACACATCTAGAAGATTTGCTGTGCATGCTGGGACTGGAGAACTGCTTCCCAGGCAAGATTACGTTGAGTACTGTCCTTGAGATCGGTACAGAGAGTATTACAGATGAACCGATTCAGTCACTGAAAAAACTCCCCTGGTGCTTTCTGAAAAGTCTCATGATGGTAAATGTGACAGCTCGGAGTACCAAGtgcagtgctgctgagacagataCAGACTCTGCATTGCAAGACCTTGATAGTGATCTTGAACTTATAGCTAGTAATGATGATCAAGACACAAATATAATCAATCCACTTGATCTCTTAGTAGCACTCTTTCGGTGCTCAGACAGGTTCCTGCAGCAGGAAATTATGTCAAAAATGTCGATGTGCCAGTTTGCTGTACCTCTCTTGCTCCCTGACTGCAGCACCAGTCAGTGTACATTAATGCTGTGGGCCATGCGAgacattgtgaagaagtttagaCCCCGTTCATTAGCCAACTCAAAAGGGTTTGTAGAAGACAGTATAGTCAGCACTGCCATGCCAATGATCTCTTTTGTCAGGCTGGGTGACTGCAGTTTATCAAAGTCTCAGATTCTGAATCAGGTTCTCAGTAACCCCCAGCAGTACCATGATTTCTTTATCCATCGTGACATGGAATGTGGAAATGTTCCACGGAGAATTTCAAACGGTCTAGTGGAAGTAGGTTGGTACCTTCCTTGTGGAAAGAAAAACTTGGACATCATTCCAGAACCTGTAGCTGTTGCCAACCTTCGTGGAGATCTCCTTTCCTTTCAGAATCAGTTTTCCATTTTATGTCAGACATCCTCGGCAGTCTTCATATTTTTTGACAGTATTGCGGACAGCGAGTGCAATCTCTTGTCCTCTGCAGGAAATATTAAAGCCCAATTGTATTTGGTTGCAAATTCTCAGAGTGTGTTACACCAAAATGTAATACCTCTAAAAAACTTggcttcaaaattaaaattaagtaGAAGTCATATTCTATTGAAGAATAAGCAGACCAATGATGCAGGGTTTGTGTCAAAACTGCGCTTAACTATGAATGACATCATGGAAAACTGTCAACACAAAATGACCATTGAAGGCATGTCTGCTGAAGCACATGAATTGGGGATTCCTGTAGATGAAGACTGCACTAAATGTCAGAACGCTAAGAGAAGTGCTGCAGAAATCACATCTAGAATCGACGATGTGGTGCGATATAAAGAGGATCAGTTGCCATTGCAAGGGAAGCTTTGGAAGGAGCTGGCTAAAATAGAAAAGGAGGAGTGCAGACTACGGAAGGCAGGAAGCAAGCCTATTGAAGAATATAAAGCCAATCtgcaaagagaaaaacagaaactgaGACAACAGCAAAGCAGTAAAAATATATCTGAAGCAATGGTATGTTTCATTACTGCCATATCCAATGAAAGCAAAGAAGAACGATCCTATTTTCTAAAGTGGATGAGGATGAACTTGGATGTTACGGCACGAAAGAAACTTTCCGGTCTTCGTGATGAATACAAAGAAAACTGTTGCAAGTTCTCAGAGAACAAAGAGATAATTGCAGCCCTGGATAGACAAATATCAAACAGCTCTTTAGGAATTGAACATTTCATGCGTGAGATGGGACAGCTTTATGAAGCAGCGTGCTTCCTTCCCGTCGATGCTGAATCTCGCCAGCAGTTTAAACATCTTCCCAGTTTGGGAGCAGATCTGCTGTTGGATGGCTTCCCTCTTGAGCTGGTGGATGGAGATGCATCAAATATCCCTGTAACGTGGGTGACTGATGTTCTAACTGAGCTCCATGAAAAAGTCCAACCCAAGAGCAGGCTGCTGGTTGTAACAGTGCTGGGAGTCCAAAGCACTGGGAAGTCTACCCTCCTCAACACAATGTTTGGGGTTCAGTTTGCAGTTAGCAGTGGCAGATGCACGAGAGGAGCCTTCATGCTGTTAATCAGAGTCAAAGAGGATCTTAAACAAGAGCTGAACTGTGATTTTATCTTGGTAATCGACACTGAAGG harbors:
- the LOC117398271 gene encoding interferon-induced very large GTPase 1-like isoform X1; amino-acid sequence: MSSEKSVPGEGTREAELQVEMKKTQVSQIPHFPENSREVTSSERTLDATPIIPNPQDQDSPEGPADTSPVTSTAPGPNTPEIAEDTAPATTAQDHNTHEIAEDESPVTSSDLAGDTSVMGPSHTSPDISTPPESTVPEDPANSPSTTPASVSPPGEIKIDSVEIDSVSLSWGSPDNMDGIPHSFYITYSSSDKSHQNSITETSNSTVISELRSGREYSFTVTTVLENGTQSTPVSTSVWTKTHLEDLLCMLGLENCFPGKITLSTVLEIGTESITDEPIQSLKKLPWCFLKSLMMVNVTARSTKCSAAETDTDSALQDLDSDLELIASNDDQDTNIINPLDLLVALFRCSDRFLQQEIMSKMSMCQFAVPLLLPDCSTSQCTLMLWAMRDIVKKFRPRSLANSKGFVEDSIVSTAMPMISFVRLGDCSLSKSQILNQVLSNPQQYHDFFIHRDMECGNVPRRISNGLVEVGWYLPCGKKNLDIIPEPVAVANLRGDLLSFQNQFSILCQTSSAVFIFFDSIADSECNLLSSAGNIKAQLYLVANSQSVLHQNVIPLKNLASKLKLSRSHILLKNKQTNDAGFVSKLRLTMNDIMENCQHKMTIEGMSAEAHELGIPVDEDCTKCQNAKRSAAEITSRIDDVVRYKEDQLPLQGKLWKELAKIEKEECRLRKAGSKPIEEYKANLQREKQKLRQQQSSKNISEAMVCFITAISNESKEERSYFLKWMRMNLDVTARKKLSGLRDEYKENCCKFSENKEIIAALDRQISNSSLGIEHFMREMGQLYEAACFLPVDAESRQQFKHLPSLGADLLLDGFPLELVDGDASNIPVTWVTDVLTELHEKVQPKSRLLVVTVLGVQSTGKSTLLNTMFGVQFAVSSGRCTRGAFMLLIRVKEDLKQELNCDFILVIDTEGLKSPELAQLEDSYEHDNELATLVVGLSDVTIINIAMENSTEMKDILQIVVHAFLRMKEVGKKPNCQFVHQNVGDVSAHDNNARDRKKLLEQLNEMTQAAARMEKKDTDRKFTDIMEYDPEKNNWYIPGLWHGNPPMAPVNTGYSETVYDFKKSLIEVLKNTNKEKPPAPVTEFLEWTRSLWKAVKYENFIFSFRNSLVAEAYSNLCIEYGKWEWDFQKHMYNWLATAETRISNTNEQSSNLDEFLRSLQEELDSQEITYLEKLTKYYDSKEGHVNLVESYRATFERSIKTLRIETENSVTNKLTAAIDFQKGMKKVHDVNGKHKAILEDKVLKLLGDCRERNEDLSEEQLKQEFEKMWEETVKRLDFKGLEKQEVVFNVYNQLRKQLERHGGGVKMVLNQASSLTKYGKKQFNVTDKHIDRAWYTNRFTDRMGLSTNPKEQAEAMVKSITGQCTEFVSHKKKSKTDYHETYTRELLEMVDGQLKEIEKLQTNAQFEVDLKLHICGFAAREFQQMHEDFIEDNNPRKHLEKSKSRYCSDFIDLYHEKDQSRKKAEEFTKRCLKPAVRDYVNKALGLDIVDEMLTGADSVKYSTRSYFQHSILKQLLKDNKCENYVSYMIYYAGFVKKWIYDCILEEFLKDNAFSGLEKKRLETITRKIEAAIKKEEKEETISGFVENVCNILSSDIVISTDDLGLKLIQDKASVKEFVGHLQYYLEQMKTSLSDEFSQSCDVENKLMKLPFKPQDELFKRVFGCGKQCPFCKVPCEAGGKDHKQHHASVHRPQGLGMYRYDGSEKLVETICTTDVHSENKFKNSDTKWVWHPYKDYRRFYPDWHIAPDASIEASDYWKYILTAFNEQFAKEYNAKPADIPAQWKNITKDQALKSINEVFNMK